A single region of the Fenollaria sporofastidiosus genome encodes:
- the recD2 gene encoding SF1B family DNA helicase RecD2: protein MIIDGEVIKIVYRNDLNAYTVMQVNSDGELITCVGTALTVKEHDYVELEGELVFHDKYGEQLSFTKLNFKERDTIESIRSYLIKSGIPKIGEKRAEEIIDLFGLDSIKVIFNETDKLLQVRGIGKKALEDIKEYIKSNKEREEILQKLAKYNLPTATLLKIYNIYNDEAINILKTNPYRLIYDKIGIGFKTADKIALEEGVDANGLERLKAAIIYLLNIYLAQGSTYIPKDRLYEELKFLMTMDEDKFNLAIKELATGGVIAVKKERGSIYNVYLSIYYEKEIECAKRLYDIKNASQGITIFDCEDLINKYEDDNDIVFDAKQKLAIKKAFVNNISIITGGPGTGKTSIIEAIITILKNFDVSFALAAPTGKAAKRMEEKTGEAAMTLHRLLNIAPIDGADFFESSEEIEADFIIVDEVSMMDTLLFSELLAAIEPGKTLLLLGDKDQLPSVGAGNVLEDLIKSKQVETTELDHIYRQSENSMIAINSQEIRMGRMPEVNKKNSDFFFISKDSDDDILDEILDLLNERLINYFGLDPFKDVQILTPTKKGKLGTVNLNYMLQNLLNSRADTETVRAMGKEFRVGDKVIQMKNNYDIISHEYKSGKYEEVKGVFNGDTGIITSLDKDSETIDIDFDDGKSATYDFSLLGELSLSYALTVHKSQGSEFDCVIMPITYANEKLLTRNLLYTAITRAKKLLILVGREKYLKLMIDNNFIMQRYTSLEKRIRDLKRVFK, encoded by the coding sequence ATGATTATAGACGGTGAAGTAATTAAAATTGTATATAGAAATGATTTGAATGCTTACACTGTTATGCAAGTTAACTCTGATGGTGAGCTTATTACTTGTGTGGGTACTGCTCTGACTGTTAAGGAGCACGACTATGTTGAGCTTGAGGGCGAACTTGTCTTCCACGACAAGTATGGCGAGCAATTAAGCTTTACTAAGCTTAATTTTAAAGAAAGAGATACAATTGAATCTATTAGGAGCTACTTGATTAAAAGTGGCATTCCTAAAATTGGTGAAAAAAGAGCCGAAGAGATTATAGACCTCTTCGGCCTTGATTCTATTAAAGTAATTTTCAACGAAACAGATAAACTACTTCAAGTAAGAGGCATAGGTAAGAAGGCGCTTGAAGATATAAAAGAGTACATAAAGTCAAACAAAGAGCGTGAGGAGATCTTGCAAAAGCTTGCGAAGTATAACTTACCTACTGCTACTTTGTTAAAAATCTACAATATTTATAATGACGAGGCCATAAACATATTGAAGACAAATCCATACAGACTTATCTATGACAAGATAGGCATAGGCTTTAAGACTGCTGATAAGATTGCTCTTGAAGAAGGAGTCGATGCCAATGGTCTTGAGAGACTAAAGGCCGCCATCATCTACTTACTTAACATCTACCTTGCACAAGGCTCAACCTACATACCGAAGGACAGACTGTATGAGGAGCTAAAGTTTCTTATGACGATGGATGAAGATAAGTTCAATCTCGCCATCAAGGAGCTTGCAACAGGGGGCGTCATTGCTGTTAAGAAAGAGCGCGGCTCCATATACAATGTCTACCTTAGCATATACTACGAGAAAGAGATTGAGTGTGCAAAGAGGCTCTACGACATCAAGAACGCATCACAAGGTATTACTATCTTTGACTGTGAAGACCTAATTAATAAATATGAGGATGACAACGATATAGTATTCGATGCAAAGCAAAAGCTTGCTATCAAGAAAGCCTTTGTCAATAATATATCTATCATCACAGGTGGCCCTGGTACTGGCAAGACGTCCATCATTGAAGCAATCATAACTATACTTAAGAACTTTGATGTATCCTTCGCACTTGCTGCACCGACTGGCAAGGCAGCTAAGCGCATGGAAGAAAAAACTGGCGAGGCAGCTATGACTCTACATAGACTACTTAACATCGCCCCTATCGATGGAGCGGACTTCTTCGAAAGCTCTGAGGAAATCGAAGCGGACTTCATCATCGTGGATGAGGTATCTATGATGGACACCCTGCTCTTTAGCGAGCTCTTAGCAGCTATAGAGCCGGGTAAGACTCTCCTACTCTTAGGCGACAAGGATCAGCTGCCTAGTGTTGGCGCTGGCAATGTCTTAGAGGACTTAATCAAGTCTAAGCAGGTTGAAACAACTGAGCTAGACCATATATATAGGCAAAGCGAAAACAGTATGATAGCTATCAACTCGCAAGAGATACGCATGGGCAGGATGCCTGAAGTGAATAAGAAGAACAGCGACTTCTTCTTCATAAGCAAGGACTCGGATGATGACATACTTGATGAGATACTTGACCTTTTAAATGAAAGGCTTATAAACTACTTTGGCCTCGATCCATTCAAAGATGTGCAGATACTTACTCCAACTAAAAAAGGCAAGCTCGGTACAGTTAACCTTAACTACATGCTGCAAAACCTACTTAACTCTCGAGCCGATACTGAAACTGTCAGAGCTATGGGTAAGGAGTTTCGTGTTGGTGACAAGGTCATACAGATGAAAAACAACTACGATATAATTTCGCATGAGTATAAAAGTGGCAAGTATGAAGAAGTAAAGGGTGTCTTCAACGGTGACACAGGTATCATTACTAGCCTTGACAAAGATAGCGAGACCATTGACATAGACTTTGATGATGGCAAGAGTGCTACTTATGACTTTTCACTACTTGGCGAGCTATCGCTTAGCTACGCGCTTACAGTTCATAAGTCGCAAGGTAGTGAGTTCGACTGCGTCATCATGCCTATCACCTACGCAAATGAAAAACTCTTAACAAGAAACCTTCTCTACACAGCCATAACGAGGGCGAAAAAGCTTCTCATCTTAGTTGGAAGAGAAAAGTACTTAAAGCTTATGATTGATAACAACTTCATCATGCAGAGGTACACAAGCTTAGAGAAAAGAATTCGTGATCTAAAGAGGGTCTTCAAATGA
- a CDS encoding FAD:protein FMN transferase translates to MNKRKISLFLTLVLLVSVLASCKPKLRMKFTFDYFDSFDTLVKATGYFYTKDEADKFDKMLSEKLKHYDNLFDCHKEHEGVNNVYTINKMAGKEKVKVDKALIDLISQSKTLGLKYDSRVNIAFGAIIELWEKSMNEAFNNEEFKAATPNIDELKERAKYASLNNIIIDKEENTVYITDERTKLNLGSVAKGYAVELICNELKSEGFDSVVISAGGNVKTIGHPNGETNKKWTIGVENPYSASEMKDGDSGIYDILYTMDKSIVTSGDYQRYFYGLDNVKYNHIIDTRTLSSARNFRAVTVITKDSGIADFLSTLLFTMTYEEGVEALKDFPDTEALWINFDNTEFYTDGLKHYSKSLGATK, encoded by the coding sequence AGAGAAAAATATCATTATTCCTAACGCTAGTTTTATTAGTTTCTGTGCTAGCATCTTGCAAGCCAAAGTTAAGAATGAAGTTTACTTTCGACTACTTCGACAGCTTCGATACTTTGGTTAAGGCAACTGGCTACTTCTATACTAAGGACGAAGCTGATAAATTTGATAAAATGCTTTCTGAAAAATTAAAACACTACGACAACTTATTCGATTGTCACAAAGAGCATGAGGGCGTGAACAATGTCTACACCATCAACAAGATGGCTGGCAAGGAAAAGGTTAAAGTTGATAAGGCGCTTATAGATCTTATATCGCAATCAAAGACTCTTGGTCTTAAGTATGACTCGCGTGTCAATATTGCTTTTGGTGCTATAATCGAACTTTGGGAGAAGAGTATGAATGAAGCCTTCAATAATGAAGAGTTTAAGGCTGCTACTCCTAATATCGATGAACTTAAAGAGAGAGCTAAGTATGCGTCTTTAAACAATATCATCATAGATAAAGAAGAAAACACAGTTTATATAACAGATGAACGCACTAAGCTAAACTTAGGTTCTGTTGCTAAGGGTTATGCTGTTGAGCTTATATGTAACGAGCTAAAGAGTGAAGGCTTTGACTCAGTTGTTATAAGTGCCGGTGGCAATGTTAAGACCATAGGTCATCCTAACGGCGAGACTAATAAAAAGTGGACCATAGGTGTTGAGAACCCCTACTCTGCTTCAGAGATGAAAGATGGCGACTCAGGTATCTATGACATACTCTACACCATGGACAAGTCTATAGTTACTTCTGGCGACTACCAAAGATATTTCTACGGTCTTGACAATGTTAAGTACAATCACATCATAGATACAAGAACTCTATCGAGTGCAAGAAACTTTAGAGCGGTAACTGTTATTACCAAGGACTCAGGCATAGCTGACTTCCTATCTACTCTACTGTTCACTATGACATACGAAGAAGGTGTAGAGGCTTTGAAGGACTTCCCTGATACAGAAGCTTTATGGATAAACTTCGACAACACTGAGTTCTACACAGATGGCCTTAAGCACTACTCAAAGTCTTTAGGAGCAACGAAGTAA